The Leishmania donovani BPK282A1 complete genome, chromosome 8 genome has a segment encoding these proteins:
- a CDS encoding ribose-phosphate pyrophosphokinase, putative — protein MLKTGKDLSQGQAFHRQLLSEYNTEITLDNYVSYFELKPIAKKIEHIRQALESTYRDRYAHRSVVEPSLTSTLTITEPLQVEPVQPCLCETSAAVTPTGRRDDKEFPASPVFVTPRGRQQHITTTMFTDPLSPLFFETPGFRALKETDKELAALIQRRIQLQERFFEKLHESYMRVKRYLIKLERDFVNAVAELRTFNEDHIRNELPRNYIPSLYLKLEVIVKYRALNLKAFRKILKKFQERCACDSLELLQRVVNIDRLIYASNISQPSIDFRSAALDLIVVYGTVFRLTYEQAVRHMKQYENRTGVNAQRILPNSQTFFVADAFPHHERPGTFAVRVLSGTCSLFCEKMITEVLQCPRYPGNSCGRFANGEVSVNLQAPVRGDDVFVVQSMVALESENLSNAGALMELALLVHSAQLAAAARITAVIPYLAYTSNVASISAVAEMIELVGCHHVITVDMHSDQVEGMFSIPIESASAMYEFVRYVSNLLESEGNTFENITVVAPSGEFLGRAKEYADALMRYNNLDSATQFVSVCTAVRRVETQPLACTTRTNRHDYEIPRVIAESHRCTGLSSSGEVAHECKLQQQQHGPVTRSTEWGTPNSSTAASVATSHINVNTPIDAQGKQYLHSPATPPAADAVTSELVAIVGSESQAVSFSTHSYYASTNATAHGGTHNLLLQRHGEPDMQRSSSTLGIEKALRQQEEGPQALIMRKETASNEYKNYVLVGDVKDRLCIIIETVIDEAINMAHVARCLQEQGAERIILVATHAVMSGNAINLLVESPIELVVVTDSVNQDELMKNPALARKLRVVPIAPLLARAIEKIHTENTLATLFDKS, from the coding sequence ATGCTGAAGACCGGCAAGGATCTCTCCCAGGGCCAGGCCTTCCACCGGCAGCTGCTCAGCGAGTACAACACGGAGATCACGTTGGATAATTACGTCTCCTACTTTGAGCTGAAGCCGATTGCAAAGAAGATCGAGCACATCCGGCAAGCGTTGGAGTCCACGTACCGTGACCGGTAtgcgcaccgcagcgtcgtTGAGCCATCGCTGACGTCGACGCTGACGATTACGGAACCGCTGCAGGTGGAGCCCGTGCAGCCCTGTCTGTGCGAGacgtccgccgccgtcacgccgACGGGCCGGCGCGATGACAAGGAGTTTCCCGCCTCGCCCGTCTTCGTCACACCgagagggcggcagcagcacatcacCACTACCATGTTCACCGACCCGCTCTCGCCACTCTTCTTCGAGACACCCGGCTTCAGGGCGCTAAAGGAGACGGAcaaggagctggcggcgcttATCCAGCGCCGCATCCAGCTGCAGGAGAGGTTCTTCGAGAAGCTGCATGAGTCGTACATGCGCGTCAAGCGCTACCTCATCAAGCTCGAGCGCGACTTTGTGAACGCTGTCGCGGAGCTACGCACTTTCAACGAGGACCACATCCGCAACGAGCTCCCGCGCAACTACATCCCGTCGCTCTACCTGAAGCTTGAAGTCATAGTCAAGTACCGCGCCCTCAACCTGAAAGCGTTCCGAAAGATTCTGAAGAAGTTCCAGGAGCGGTGCGCCTGCGACAGcctcgagctgctgcagcgcgtcgtgAACATTGACCGGCTCATCTACGCGAGCAACATCTCACAGCCTTCCATCGACTTtcgcagcgcggcgctcgaTCTGATTGTAGTGTACGGCACCGTCTTCAGACTCACGTACGAGCAGGCCGTCCGACACATGAAGCAGTACGAGAACCGCACCGGCGTCAACGCGCAGCGTATCCTGCCTAACAGCCAGACCTTCttcgtcgccgacgccttTCCCCACCACGAGCGCCCAGGTACGTTTGCGGTGCGAGTGCTTTCCGGCACGTGCAGCCTTTTCTGCGAGAAGATGAtcacggaggtgctgcagtgccCGCGCTATCCCGGCAACAGCTGCGGCCGTTTTGCGAACGGCGAGGTCAGCGTGAACCTGCAGGCCCCTGTCCGTGGCGACGACGTGTTCGTCGTGCAGTCCATGGTCGCTCTCGAGTCGGAAAACCTCAGCAACGCGGGGGCGCTGatggagctggcgctgctaGTCCACTCGGCAcagctcgcggcggcggcgcgcattACGGCGGTTATTCCGTATCTTGCATACACGAGCAACGTCGCCTCCATCTCGGCCGTGGCGGAGATGATTGAGTTGGTCGGCTGCCACCACGTCATCACGGTGGACATGCACAGCGACCAGGTGGAGGGCATGTTCTCCATCCCGATAGAGAGCGCCTCTGCCATGTACGAATTTGTGCGTTACGTCTCGAATCTATTGGAAAGCGAGGGGAACACCTTCGAGAACATTACGGTCGTCGCCCCAAGCGGCGAGTTTCTCGGTCGTGCGAAGGAGTACGCGGATGCGCTCATGCGCTACAACAACCTCGACAGCGCCACGCAGTTCGTGTCGGtgtgcacggcggtgcggcgggtAGAGACGCAGCCGTTGGCGTGCACCACTCGGACCAACCGCCACGACTACGAGATTCCGCGCGTGATAGCAGAAAGCCACCGCTGCACCGGCCTTTCCTCGTCTGGGGAGGTGGCGCACGAGTgcaagctgcagcagcagcagcacgggcCAGTGACGCGGAGCACGGAGTGGGGTACGCcgaacagcagcaccgctgcaagCGTGGCGACAAGCCACATCAACGTTAACACCCCCATCGATGCCCAGGGGAAACAGTACCTGCATAGCCCTGCTACGCCGCCCGCGGCGGATGCGGTGACGTCGGAGCTAGTCGCCATCGTTGGCAGCGAATCACAGGCCGTGAGTTTCAGCACGCACAGCTACTACGCCAGCACGAACGCCACCGCACACGGCGGCACCCACAAccttctgctgcagcgccacggcgagCCGGACAtgcaacgcagcagcagcactcttGGTATCGAGAAGGCCCTTCGGCAACAGGAAGAGGGCCCTCAGGCACTCATCATGCGTAAGGAGACAGCGAGCAATGAGTACAAGAACTACGTCCTTGTCGGCGATGTCAAGGACCGCCTGTGCATCATCATTGAAACTGTGATCGACGAGGCTATTAACATGGCACACGTGGCGCGCTGCCTTCAAGAGCAGGGCGCAGAGCGCATCATCCTCGTCGCGACGCACGCGGTCATGTCCGGCAATGCAATCAATCTACTGGTCGAGTCGCCCATTGAGCTGGTCGTGGTTACAGATAGCGTAAATCAGGACGAGCTCATGAAGAAcccggcgctggcgcgcaagCTGCGCGTCGTGCCGATCGCGCCGTtgctcgcgcgcgcgatCGAGAAGATTCACACCGAGAACACGCTCGCGACACTTTTCGACAAGTCCtag